DNA from Haloferax volcanii DS2:
CGAACCGCTCATGGCGCACCTCGCGACCAGCGTCGACGACCGCCCCCACGTCGCGCCCGTCTGGTTCGACTACGCGGCCGACCGCGGGGTAATCGAAGTGCTCACCACGGGCCGAAAGCTCGCTAACATCCGCGAGAACCCGCGCGTCGCGCTCTCCATCCAGAAGGACGAGAAGGGACAGGCGCAATGGAAGGTGACGGTTCTCGGGACGGCCACCGTCGTCACCGACGACGACGCCCTGCGAGCCGCCACGCGGCGAATCAATCGGAAGTACGGGGCCGATGAGTCGGCGTGGCCCGAAAACGAGTTGGTCCGCATCTCGGTGGGGACCGCGACGGTCAGCGAGTACTGAAGTCGTCCAGTCGGCCGACGGTGCGTCAGTTTGGCGACGGCGCGTCAGTTTGGCGACGGCGTCTCAGTCGGACGACGGCGCGTCAGTTTGGCCGTCGTCGAACCGCCGAATCTCCCGCGAGAGCCGCCCGAGGTCGAACCCGGCGTCCGCGAGTCGGGCGGCGACGAGCGACGCCGCCGTCGACACCACGAACGCCCCGCCGAAGGAGGTGAGATACAGCGGGTCGGCCGCGGGGAGCAGGCCGCCGACGACCGGAATCGACGTGATGACGCCGCGGAGGTCGGGGAAGAACGCGAGGCCGACGGCGAGCCCGGTGAGACTGCTCGCGAGCGCGCCGAGGCCGGTGATTCGCGTCGAGTACAGCCCGTAGACAAGGGGGAAGGCGACGGCCGCGCCGAGCAGGTCGGCGAAGAAGAACAGCCGGAGGACGCTCTGGGCCCGGAGGCTGACGTAAATCGCAGCGGCCGCGACGACGACTGTGAGCGCTCTCGACCCGAGCGCGAGGTGGCGGTCGCTCGGTTCCGCGAGCAGGCGGGCGAGGTCGGCGGTCACGAGGCTCGAAAGCGCGTTGAACAGCGTGTCGATGGAGCTCATCACGAGCAGGAGCGCGAGGAGGACCGCCGCGAGGACGAGCCACTCGGGGAACGCCTCGCCGAGGAGGACGAAGAAGGCGGCGTCGGCGTTGTAGCCCGCGCTCGCGGGGTCGGTGACGACGGCGGCGTTACCGACCGCGACGACGCCGAAGAAGGCGGTGACGAACACGATGGCGCCGTTGGCGAGCGCCGCGGTACGGAAGCTCCGTCCGACCGTCTCCGACGAATCGGCCGCGTAGATGCGCTGCCACCACGTCTGGTTGATGAGTTCCGCGCCGAGGATGGCGAACGCGAGCGCGAGGCCGAACTGGAGGCCGGCGACCGCCCCGAGGTCGAGGAGCGCGGGGTTCGTCGCCGTGATGCCGTCGATGGCGGCGGCGGGGCCGCCGAGCGCGACGAGCGCGCCGGCGAACGCGAGCAGCAAGAGCGGGATGACGACGACCGCTTGGACCGCGTCGGTCGCGATGCTGGCCCGGAGGCCGCCGTAACTCGTGTAGAGCAGGACGAAGCCGCCGACGAGGAGCGCGGTCTGCCACTGCGGGACGCCGGCGACGAGCGAGAGCGCGCCCGCGATGCCGGTCAGTTCGGCGGCGAGGAAGATGAACATGTAGAGCGCGCTCACGAGGAGGACGAAGGCGTACATCGCGGTCCCGTAGCGGGCGTGGGCGTACTCGGTCAGCGAGTGGCCTTCGGGGATGAGTTCCCGGATTCGCGGGCCGAGGCGGGCGTAGACGAGCATCGGGACGGCCTCGCCGACCGCGTAGCCGACGACGGCCGCGATACCGAAGCTCGCGCCCGCTTCGGGGGCCGAAAACAGCACCCAGACGCCCATGACGGACGCGACGAGCGTCGCCGTCGTCCGCCGGCTTCCCGCGGAGTCGCGGGCGCTGATGAGGTCCTCGACGGAGCCGACGCGACCCCGGGAGAACCACACGCCGACGCCGGTAAACGCGACGAGCGTCGCGACGGTTAGCCCGAGCGCGACGGTCGAACTCACCATCGGTCGTCACCCGGTCGGGACGAACCTCGGCCCAGTTCGTACGCCTCGTCGAAGAACGCGACCTCCAGTTCGACCGTGCGACGGAACAGCTGTTCGAGCCGCCGTTGTCGGCGCGGCGAGGCGGCCGCACCCTCGCGGTCGAGTTCGGTTCGGAGCCACTCGACGAACGACGCGAAGTCGTCGACTGCGTGGAGGTCGACCCACTCGGAGAGGTAAAATCGAGACGGGGAGTCGTCAGCGTCGGCCGCGGCGGTCGCCCACGACAGATAGACCCACTCGGCGGGGACGAGCACCGCCAGCGTCTCGGCGTACCCGCCCTGCCCCGCGGCGCGTTCGAGGAGGTCGATGAAGGCGCGCGTCGTCGGCGTGGTTTTCGGCTCCGAGTAGACCGATTCGGGCACGTCGAGCGCGTCGAACGCCCGCAGGAAGTAGTCGTCCTCGTCGTCGGTCAGGACGCCGAGAAACGAGACGAGTTCCGACTTCGACGCCATCGTCGGCGCGGTGCCGACGGCGTGACCGAAGACGCCGACGAGCGTCTCCACGAAGGCGTAGTCCTGCACGAGATACTGCCTGAACACGTCGTCCGCGAGTTCGTCGGCGGCGAGTTCCCGCGTCAGTCGGTGCGCGGTCGCGTCGTCCCACGACTCGCCCGCGCGGTCGCGGAGCCAGTCGGTAAAGCGCGGGTCCGACCGCGACGCGGCGAACTCGTCGTACGTCTCGGGGGCCGGCTGGCTCTCACCGGGCGAGCCGACCGAGTCCGACGGGTCGCCGTCGGTCATAGCGGCCACTCCTCTTGCCGCCACGCGGCGTCCCAAAACAGGTACTCGTACTGCGCCGACGTGCGGAACAGGTCGCGGTAGCGCTCGCGGTCCGACTCGGTCGCGCTCGCGGCCACGTCGTCCATGAGCGCCTTACACCAGTCGGTGAGTTCGGTGAACTCGTCGCCGGCGTACATCTCGACCCACGCGGCGTACTGGTCGTGGTCCGGGACACCCGCGTCCGCGAGGCGGCGTCCCGTCTCGTTGAACCCCCACATGCAGGGGAGCAAGGCGGCGACGATATCGCCGAACGAGCCGAGCGTCGCGGTGCGAACGAGGAAATCCGTGTAGGCCCGGGTCGTCGGTGACGGCGTCGTGGCTTCGAGTTCGTCGGTGTCGATGCCGAACTCGGCGGCGTAGCTCCGGTGGAGGTCCATCTCCTCGTTGACGGTCGATTCGAGGAGGCTCGCGAACGTCCCCATCGAGTCGAGCGTCGGGGCCTTCGCGGCACCGAGCGCGAAGAGACGACTGTACTCGACGAGGTAGACGTAGTCCTGCCGCACCCAGTAGCGGAACGGCTCCTCGTCGAGGCTCCCCTCCCCGAGTCGGACGACCATCGGATGGTCGAGGATGGCCGACCAGAACTCGTCGGCCTCGTCGTGAATCGTGTCTGTGAACGCCAT
Protein-coding regions in this window:
- the tenA gene encoding thiaminase II, whose protein sequence is MAFTDTIHDEADEFWSAILDHPMVVRLGEGSLDEEPFRYWVRQDYVYLVEYSRLFALGAAKAPTLDSMGTFASLLESTVNEEMDLHRSYAAEFGIDTDELEATTPSPTTRAYTDFLVRTATLGSFGDIVAALLPCMWGFNETGRRLADAGVPDHDQYAAWVEMYAGDEFTELTDWCKALMDDVAASATESDRERYRDLFRTSAQYEYLFWDAAWRQEEWPL
- a CDS encoding pyridoxamine 5'-phosphate oxidase family protein, with protein sequence MAGLSERAASLVTSEPLMAHLATSVDDRPHVAPVWFDYAADRGVIEVLTTGRKLANIRENPRVALSIQKDEKGQAQWKVTVLGTATVVTDDDALRAATRRINRKYGADESAWPENELVRISVGTATVSEY
- a CDS encoding TenA family protein, which encodes MTDGDPSDSVGSPGESQPAPETYDEFAASRSDPRFTDWLRDRAGESWDDATAHRLTRELAADELADDVFRQYLVQDYAFVETLVGVFGHAVGTAPTMASKSELVSFLGVLTDDEDDYFLRAFDALDVPESVYSEPKTTPTTRAFIDLLERAAGQGGYAETLAVLVPAEWVYLSWATAAADADDSPSRFYLSEWVDLHAVDDFASFVEWLRTELDREGAAASPRRQRRLEQLFRRTVELEVAFFDEAYELGRGSSRPGDDRW
- a CDS encoding sodium:solute symporter family transporter — translated: MVSSTVALGLTVATLVAFTGVGVWFSRGRVGSVEDLISARDSAGSRRTTATLVASVMGVWVLFSAPEAGASFGIAAVVGYAVGEAVPMLVYARLGPRIRELIPEGHSLTEYAHARYGTAMYAFVLLVSALYMFIFLAAELTGIAGALSLVAGVPQWQTALLVGGFVLLYTSYGGLRASIATDAVQAVVVIPLLLLAFAGALVALGGPAAAIDGITATNPALLDLGAVAGLQFGLALAFAILGAELINQTWWQRIYAADSSETVGRSFRTAALANGAIVFVTAFFGVVAVGNAAVVTDPASAGYNADAAFFVLLGEAFPEWLVLAAVLLALLLVMSSIDTLFNALSSLVTADLARLLAEPSDRHLALGSRALTVVVAAAAIYVSLRAQSVLRLFFFADLLGAAVAFPLVYGLYSTRITGLGALASSLTGLAVGLAFFPDLRGVITSIPVVGGLLPAADPLYLTSFGGAFVVSTAASLVAARLADAGFDLGRLSREIRRFDDGQTDAPSSD